In the genome of Deinococcus deserti VCD115, one region contains:
- a CDS encoding cobalamin B12-binding domain-containing protein, translating to MEDRRIRVLIAKPGMDGHDRGAKVVARALRDAGMEVIYTGLRQTADMIVNAAVQEDVDAIGLSVLSGAHMHYFREVMALLREKGVDDIIVFGGGIIPDQDLPQLKEWGVGKVFTPGASTQDAAEYLRTEVQRRWQAQGS from the coding sequence ATGGAAGATCGCCGCATCAGGGTTCTGATCGCCAAACCCGGCATGGACGGCCATGACCGGGGCGCCAAGGTGGTGGCCCGCGCGCTGCGTGACGCGGGAATGGAAGTCATTTACACGGGGCTGCGCCAGACAGCAGACATGATTGTCAACGCTGCGGTGCAGGAAGACGTGGACGCCATTGGCCTGAGCGTGCTCTCAGGCGCGCACATGCATTACTTCCGCGAAGTTATGGCGCTGCTGCGCGAAAAGGGTGTCGACGACATCATTGTGTTTGGTGGCGGCATCATTCCTGATCAGGACCTGCCGCAGCTCAAGGAATGGGGTGTAGGTAAGGTATTCACACCTGGCGCCAGCACCCAGGACGCAGCGGAATACCTGCGCACCGAAGTGCAGCGCCGCTGGCAGGCGCAGGGCTCCTGA
- a CDS encoding MFS transporter, translating into MTETAPASATARSTAGQLFPLYGAQALATGATTVSTILSSVIMSGLGREDLSGLPATLISSAAALSAGMFGALMLSRGRRFGLTTAFVLGVSGAVTGFLGARAGLVPVFLMGAALMGAAQGGYQQARYAAAECVAPERRGSALGLLMLMSVVGSLLITGASSAVEQLGERLGTTAEIAGWLVAAALLSVAAVLMRAWTPPATREPLPVRSSRPPLRETFSIAGVRSAALGLATAQGVMVTLMSLTPLRAHHAGVDHAGVAGLISAHIAGMFGFGWLTGPLVDRLGMRFGYATGAALLVAAALSALGPGTAWLGASMFLLGLGWNLVFVSGSRFLTRYPAAQGVTDSLGYVASGTGTLLGGLLIARAGFPALALTCAVLSLLPLLSAWRSGKRREVSSVQP; encoded by the coding sequence ATGACTGAAACGGCCCCAGCCAGCGCCACCGCCCGGTCTACAGCCGGGCAGCTGTTCCCACTGTACGGAGCGCAGGCGCTGGCTACTGGGGCAACCACGGTCAGTACAATTCTGTCCAGCGTGATTATGAGCGGGCTTGGCCGCGAGGACCTCAGCGGCCTGCCCGCCACGCTGATCAGTTCAGCGGCAGCCCTTTCGGCGGGGATGTTCGGGGCATTGATGCTGTCGCGCGGACGGCGTTTCGGTCTGACCACTGCCTTCGTCCTGGGGGTCAGTGGCGCCGTGACCGGCTTTCTGGGCGCGCGTGCCGGGCTGGTGCCGGTGTTCCTGATGGGCGCTGCACTGATGGGAGCTGCGCAGGGTGGGTACCAGCAGGCGCGCTACGCCGCCGCCGAGTGTGTTGCCCCCGAACGGCGGGGCTCAGCTTTGGGTCTGTTGATGCTGATGAGCGTCGTGGGTTCCCTGTTGATTACAGGTGCCTCCTCGGCGGTAGAGCAACTGGGCGAGCGGCTGGGCACCACCGCCGAGATCGCCGGGTGGCTGGTCGCGGCCGCACTTCTGTCTGTTGCCGCGGTCCTGATGAGGGCGTGGACCCCTCCAGCCACCCGGGAGCCACTGCCAGTCCGTTCGAGCCGTCCACCCCTTCGGGAAACGTTCTCTATCGCGGGGGTACGCAGTGCAGCGCTGGGCCTGGCGACCGCCCAGGGGGTCATGGTGACCCTGATGAGCCTGACCCCGCTGCGGGCCCATCATGCTGGGGTGGATCATGCCGGAGTGGCCGGGCTGATCAGCGCGCATATTGCCGGGATGTTTGGGTTTGGCTGGTTAACTGGTCCGCTGGTCGACCGCCTGGGCATGCGCTTTGGCTACGCTACAGGTGCCGCGCTGCTGGTCGCCGCGGCGCTCAGTGCCCTGGGCCCTGGCACCGCCTGGCTGGGGGCCAGCATGTTTCTGCTGGGATTGGGCTGGAACCTGGTTTTTGTAAGTGGCAGCCGGTTCCTGACCCGTTACCCGGCTGCGCAGGGGGTGACTGACAGTCTGGGGTACGTGGCCTCCGGGACGGGGACCCTGCTGGGCGGCCTGCTGATTGCCCGCGCCGGTTTTCCGGCCCTGGCCCTGACCTGCGCAGTTCTTTCGCTGCTGCCCCTTCTGAGTGCGTGGCGCTCCGGGAAGAGACGCGAGGTGTCGTCGGTCCAGCCCTGA
- a CDS encoding SLC13 family permease: MTEPAHQTAPAHQTLPETLGLHMSDSTLMVLAISLFVLTYAMILLEKYVHRTVAALLGACAVMVVGLLTPDQAWGSIDFNTIFLLFGMMNIVNVLSRSGFFDLVARRAMVLTRGEPVRVLWIFSLLTALFSAFLDNVTTVLFMAPVVVTVVTRLGLKPIPYLIAVILASNTGGTATLVGDPPNIIIGSVAGKGFGEFLVNVAPYATIATFVGIAMMHLLMKLRGDLATTGASARLQQILTDNQPIKTDPKLMKQALAIFAVTLVLFMVGHPIGLEAGLIALTTSTFLLLIADLSPVELFEKVEWATLLFFMGLFIVVGALEHVGVFEQVATALTGAIGGDIGLGILLVGFSSAIISGFVDNIPFTISMASVLKELQTTMGARMDPLWWALSLGACLGGNLTLIGASANIVVSDIAAREGHPLGFGQFMRYATPVALLTVVLALGLYYLVFQLTG; this comes from the coding sequence ATGACTGAACCTGCCCATCAGACTGCACCCGCCCACCAGACCCTGCCCGAGACCCTGGGCCTCCACATGAGTGACTCCACACTCATGGTGTTGGCCATTTCCCTGTTCGTCCTGACCTACGCCATGATCCTGCTCGAGAAGTACGTGCACCGCACGGTGGCCGCGCTTCTGGGAGCCTGTGCCGTGATGGTGGTTGGGCTGCTGACGCCAGATCAGGCCTGGGGCAGCATCGACTTCAACACCATTTTTCTGCTGTTCGGCATGATGAACATCGTTAATGTGCTGAGCCGCAGTGGATTTTTTGATCTTGTGGCCCGGCGCGCCATGGTCCTGACCCGGGGCGAACCGGTGCGCGTCCTGTGGATTTTCAGTCTGCTGACTGCCCTGTTCAGTGCATTTCTCGACAACGTCACGACGGTGCTGTTCATGGCTCCGGTGGTCGTTACGGTAGTGACCCGGCTGGGACTCAAACCGATTCCGTACCTTATTGCGGTCATTCTGGCCAGTAACACCGGGGGCACCGCCACACTGGTCGGAGACCCCCCCAACATCATCATCGGCTCGGTCGCTGGAAAAGGGTTCGGCGAATTCCTGGTCAATGTCGCTCCGTATGCCACGATTGCCACGTTCGTCGGAATCGCCATGATGCATCTGCTGATGAAGCTGCGCGGAGACTTGGCGACCACCGGGGCGAGTGCGCGTCTCCAGCAGATCCTGACGGACAACCAGCCGATCAAGACCGACCCGAAACTGATGAAGCAGGCCCTGGCAATCTTTGCGGTCACCCTCGTGCTGTTCATGGTGGGTCATCCCATTGGCCTGGAAGCTGGCCTTATTGCGCTGACGACCAGCACTTTCCTGCTGCTGATTGCTGACCTCTCCCCTGTAGAGCTGTTTGAAAAAGTGGAGTGGGCGACGCTGCTGTTCTTTATGGGCCTGTTTATTGTCGTGGGTGCCCTGGAACATGTCGGGGTCTTCGAACAGGTGGCCACCGCCCTGACCGGCGCCATCGGAGGGGACATCGGCCTGGGCATCCTGCTGGTAGGGTTTTCGAGCGCCATCATCAGCGGCTTCGTGGACAACATCCCCTTCACCATCAGCATGGCCAGCGTCCTGAAAGAACTTCAAACGACCATGGGCGCGCGTATGGACCCCTTGTGGTGGGCCCTGAGCCTGGGCGCATGCCTGGGCGGTAACCTGACGCTTATCGGTGCTTCTGCAAATATCGTCGTGTCCGACATTGCGGCCCGCGAAGGTCATCCGCTGGGCTTCGGGCAGTTCATGCGCTACGCCACACCTGTGGCCCTGCTGACTGTTGTCCTGGCGCTTGGCCTCTACTACCTCGTGTTCCAGCTGACAGGTTGA
- a CDS encoding cation:proton antiporter has product MRMLDLATLLVCVTAALAFLNARVLKLPASIGVTVGGLVVSMLVFVLVALNVPLALEAVSVVRGIEFDDFVFEGVLSFLLFAGALGVNSHALWSLRGPVVSFALLSTALSIGLVGVTMYGLLNLFGLQIPLVYCLLFGALISPTDPVAVLGMLKQAKVPKRIETLVAGESLFNDGVGVVAFAVLAGIAAATGGAHGPDLSASGVLGFFAQEALGGLVLGAVLGVLGYVALRSVHDFVVEVLVTLGLVLACTAVAAHLHVSAPLAAVAAGLLVGSLTDRRPTALSSREKFDSFWHLTDELLNIFLFTLLALEVVVVRFSTQSLLLGLIAIPLVLLIRAISVQVPVMLLGKRHVFSPFTRRLMIWGGLRGAISVALAFTVPAGPARELFLVMTYVIVVFSIIVQGLTVGQLARKAGNDVLPESA; this is encoded by the coding sequence ATGCGAATGCTTGATCTGGCGACTCTGCTGGTCTGCGTGACAGCTGCGCTTGCCTTTCTCAATGCCCGGGTCCTGAAACTTCCGGCCTCGATTGGGGTCACGGTCGGCGGTCTGGTGGTCAGCATGTTGGTCTTTGTGCTGGTTGCCCTGAATGTTCCCCTGGCTTTGGAAGCTGTCAGCGTGGTACGCGGCATCGAGTTCGACGACTTTGTCTTTGAAGGCGTGTTGTCCTTCCTGTTGTTTGCTGGAGCCCTGGGAGTCAACTCCCACGCCCTGTGGAGCCTGAGGGGCCCAGTGGTGTCCTTTGCACTGCTGTCCACCGCACTCTCAATCGGGCTGGTAGGAGTAACGATGTACGGCCTGCTGAACCTGTTCGGGCTGCAGATCCCACTGGTGTATTGTCTGCTGTTCGGTGCGCTGATCAGCCCTACCGATCCTGTCGCGGTCCTGGGAATGCTCAAGCAGGCCAAGGTTCCCAAGAGGATCGAGACGCTGGTGGCGGGCGAGAGCCTGTTCAACGATGGAGTCGGCGTGGTGGCCTTCGCCGTGCTGGCTGGGATCGCTGCAGCGACCGGCGGAGCGCACGGGCCTGACCTGAGCGCGAGCGGTGTGCTGGGGTTCTTCGCTCAGGAAGCCCTGGGCGGACTGGTGCTGGGCGCGGTTCTGGGAGTCCTGGGCTACGTGGCCCTGCGCTCGGTTCACGATTTTGTCGTGGAGGTACTGGTCACGCTTGGGCTGGTGCTCGCCTGCACGGCCGTGGCAGCGCACCTGCACGTTTCGGCCCCGCTGGCCGCCGTTGCCGCGGGCCTGCTGGTCGGCTCACTGACAGACCGTAGACCCACAGCCCTTTCCAGCCGTGAGAAGTTCGACAGCTTCTGGCATCTGACCGATGAGCTGCTGAATATCTTTCTGTTTACCCTGCTGGCTCTTGAAGTGGTTGTTGTGCGCTTCAGCACACAATCCCTGCTGCTCGGGCTGATCGCGATTCCACTGGTGTTGCTGATCCGCGCCATTAGCGTGCAGGTTCCCGTGATGCTCCTGGGCAAAAGACATGTGTTTTCCCCGTTTACCCGGCGGCTGATGATCTGGGGCGGCTTACGCGGGGCGATCAGCGTTGCCCTGGCCTTCACAGTGCCTGCTGGTCCGGCTCGTGAGCTTTTCCTGGTCATGACTTACGTCATCGTGGTGTTTTCCATCATCGTGCAGGGCCTGACGGTTGGCCAGCTCGCTCGCAAGGCGGGCAATGATGTGCTTCCTGAATCTGCCTGA
- the plsY gene encoding glycerol-3-phosphate 1-O-acyltransferase PlsY yields MIFLVVLAVAASYLIGSIPAAAWVARTRGVDIRTVGSGNSGATNVLRSLGKGPALAVAVFDILKGALAVWLGRALGLDPMGAALCGVAAVIGHNFSPFLRFRGGKGVATSFGTIAAIDPVVGAGAFVVGLGCMWLTRFVSAGSILGAVTAGVLAISLNRPLWLMAVMVGLAALLIWQHRDNVGRLRAGTERRLGEKT; encoded by the coding sequence GTGATCTTTCTCGTGGTGCTGGCTGTGGCCGCCTCTTACCTCATCGGTTCTATTCCAGCGGCGGCCTGGGTCGCGCGTACGCGTGGAGTAGATATCCGCACTGTAGGGAGCGGCAACAGCGGCGCGACCAACGTCCTGCGCTCGCTGGGCAAGGGTCCGGCGCTGGCTGTGGCCGTGTTCGACATCCTGAAAGGAGCCCTGGCGGTATGGCTGGGGCGTGCACTGGGCCTGGACCCCATGGGAGCAGCCCTCTGTGGAGTGGCGGCCGTCATCGGGCACAACTTCAGTCCCTTTCTGCGCTTTCGTGGAGGCAAAGGTGTGGCCACCAGTTTCGGCACCATTGCCGCCATTGATCCGGTGGTGGGCGCCGGGGCGTTTGTGGTGGGCCTGGGCTGCATGTGGCTGACCCGCTTTGTCAGCGCCGGAAGCATTCTGGGCGCCGTCACGGCTGGTGTTCTGGCCATCTCACTGAACCGCCCGCTGTGGCTGATGGCCGTCATGGTAGGGCTCGCCGCGCTGCTGATCTGGCAGCACCGGGACAACGTGGGACGGCTGCGCGCCGGCACCGAGCGGCGTCTGGGCGAGAAAACCTGA
- a CDS encoding aspartate-semialdehyde dehydrogenase, which yields MRVAIVGATGAVGHELMQVLERSTLRFDELLLYASPRSAGTRLTFRGQELTVQVTPEGPIDADVILASAGGSVSKALAHQWIKGGGVVIDNSSAFRYDQDVPLVVPEVNGEAALKHQGIIANPNCTTAIAVVAVAPIHRKYGVRRMIVSTYQATSGAGQKGMDELVEQTRHVLDGQEATHEVFAHPIPFNVIPHIDSFQDNGYTKEEMKVVWETHKILGDDSVRVSCTAVRIPTLRTHSEAITLELERPATPEQIRELLAASAGVEVRDDPSGKLYPMPLTASGKYDVEVGRIRESLVFDGGIDLFVAGDQLLKGAALNAVQIAEYLQEHGALKERQRI from the coding sequence ATGCGCGTAGCGATTGTTGGAGCCACCGGGGCGGTTGGGCACGAGCTGATGCAGGTGCTGGAGCGCTCGACCCTCAGGTTTGACGAGTTGTTGCTGTATGCGTCGCCGCGCAGCGCTGGAACCCGGCTGACCTTTCGTGGCCAGGAGCTGACGGTGCAGGTGACCCCCGAAGGGCCCATCGACGCCGACGTGATTCTGGCCTCGGCAGGAGGCAGTGTCAGCAAGGCGCTGGCCCATCAGTGGATCAAGGGCGGGGGGGTCGTGATCGACAACAGCAGCGCCTTCCGCTATGACCAGGATGTGCCGCTGGTGGTCCCTGAAGTCAACGGGGAAGCGGCCCTGAAGCACCAGGGCATCATCGCCAACCCCAACTGCACCACAGCCATCGCGGTGGTGGCAGTCGCGCCGATTCACCGTAAGTACGGCGTACGGCGCATGATCGTCAGCACCTATCAGGCCACCAGTGGCGCCGGCCAGAAAGGCATGGACGAACTGGTCGAGCAGACCCGGCACGTACTGGACGGCCAGGAAGCGACCCATGAGGTCTTCGCGCATCCCATCCCCTTTAACGTCATCCCTCACATCGACAGCTTCCAGGACAACGGATACACCAAGGAAGAAATGAAGGTCGTGTGGGAAACGCACAAGATTCTGGGTGACGACTCGGTGCGGGTAAGCTGCACCGCCGTACGCATCCCGACGCTGCGCACGCACAGCGAGGCGATTACGCTGGAGCTCGAGCGCCCGGCGACTCCGGAGCAGATCCGCGAACTGCTGGCCGCGTCGGCCGGTGTGGAAGTCCGTGACGACCCGTCTGGCAAGCTTTATCCCATGCCCCTGACCGCCAGTGGCAAGTATGACGTGGAGGTCGGGCGCATCCGCGAGTCCCTGGTGTTCGACGGCGGCATCGACCTGTTCGTGGCTGGTGACCAGCTCCTCAAGGGTGCGGCTCTGAATGCCGTCCAGATCGCCGAATACCTGCAGGAACACGGGGCGCTCAAAGAGCGGCAGCGAATCTGA
- a CDS encoding rhomboid family intramembrane serine protease: MRRPGPSAARPASARRAGSPVAATILTAILTAGLWTQEVVDTFAFGGQLDAFGIQPRDPDSLAHVFSAPFLHAGFAHLMANTVPLAVLTFMSAVRGIGRFLVATLLIVLVGGGLVWLFGRGNSIHLGASALVFGYLAYLLGVGWWERTPAALGMAAVAFLLYGGALWGVLPGNPVISWEAHLFGFVAGLLAAALLHRRRPVLPGTSWQR, from the coding sequence ATGCGCCGGCCCGGTCCTTCTGCTGCCCGTCCCGCCTCTGCCCGCCGCGCCGGCTCACCGGTGGCAGCCACGATTCTGACGGCCATCCTGACGGCCGGTCTGTGGACTCAGGAAGTGGTGGACACCTTTGCCTTTGGCGGTCAGCTGGACGCCTTCGGTATTCAGCCCCGGGACCCGGACAGTCTGGCCCACGTGTTCAGCGCACCGTTTCTGCATGCCGGATTTGCCCATCTGATGGCCAATACGGTTCCGCTGGCGGTCCTGACCTTTATGAGCGCAGTACGAGGGATAGGCCGCTTTCTGGTCGCCACTCTTCTGATCGTCCTGGTGGGTGGCGGGCTGGTCTGGTTGTTCGGCCGGGGCAACAGCATTCACCTGGGCGCCAGCGCACTTGTGTTCGGGTACCTCGCCTACCTGCTGGGTGTGGGCTGGTGGGAACGGACCCCCGCAGCACTGGGCATGGCGGCTGTAGCCTTCCTCCTGTATGGCGGGGCCCTGTGGGGCGTGCTGCCGGGCAACCCGGTGATTTCATGGGAAGCGCACCTGTTCGGGTTCGTGGCCGGGCTGCTGGCCGCAGCCCTCCTGCACCGCCGACGTCCAGTGCTGCCAGGCACTTCCTGGCAGCGTTGA
- a CDS encoding GGDEF domain-containing protein has protein sequence MDLKYIVWKLPLSLTPFRLIRGALAQYLTHNEQQEEITLLRRMFVVMAVAALVAIPGALWVQAPDYDPLDRVMLPLTGLLYLVLLPLVLTGRVDPRRALVLSFLANASYLLLAYNHQFRVFAPQYGVLSQSTYWFAVLYVAAFLIFPTRLAKYFVRALLGLTIAITLSHLLLSPELLRGRELLGGIIQFLLAGVVLTSMQSRFGTLRDRLNAMQVVASHDALTGAANRRAAEERLQTLHRAGERYTVILFDIDHFKRVNDEHGHATGDLVLVNVTRCARQLLPDSAFFARWGGEEFLIILPSLPKEEVYELLRTLRAELRNQTFGPQKGVTACFGVAHVRPGETPEEIVARADEAMYARKNRGRNGVEFSTLTPETALHLLP, from the coding sequence ATGGATCTGAAATATATTGTCTGGAAACTGCCACTGAGCCTCACCCCCTTTCGCCTGATACGCGGCGCCCTGGCCCAGTATCTGACGCATAACGAGCAGCAGGAAGAAATCACGTTGCTGCGGCGCATGTTCGTCGTGATGGCAGTGGCCGCGCTGGTAGCGATCCCGGGCGCCCTGTGGGTCCAGGCTCCCGACTACGACCCACTTGACCGCGTGATGCTGCCGCTGACCGGGCTGCTGTATCTGGTCCTGCTGCCGCTGGTGCTGACCGGGCGCGTCGATCCCCGCCGGGCACTTGTCCTCAGCTTCCTGGCCAACGCCTCCTACCTGCTGCTGGCATACAACCATCAGTTCCGGGTATTTGCACCGCAATACGGGGTGCTCAGCCAGAGCACCTACTGGTTTGCGGTGCTGTATGTCGCCGCCTTCCTGATCTTTCCCACGCGTTTGGCCAAGTATTTCGTGCGTGCCCTCCTGGGCCTGACCATTGCCATTACGCTGAGCCATCTTCTGCTCAGCCCGGAGCTGCTGCGCGGCCGGGAACTGCTAGGGGGCATCATTCAGTTCCTGCTGGCCGGGGTTGTGCTGACCAGCATGCAAAGCCGCTTCGGGACCCTGCGTGATCGCCTGAATGCCATGCAGGTCGTGGCGTCCCATGACGCCCTGACGGGAGCGGCCAACCGCCGCGCCGCCGAGGAGCGACTGCAGACCCTGCACCGTGCGGGGGAGCGGTACACCGTCATTCTCTTTGACATCGATCACTTCAAGCGCGTCAACGATGAGCACGGACATGCCACCGGTGATCTGGTGCTTGTCAACGTGACGCGCTGTGCCAGGCAGCTTCTGCCTGATTCTGCTTTCTTCGCCCGCTGGGGCGGCGAGGAATTTCTGATTATTCTCCCGTCGCTGCCCAAAGAGGAGGTCTATGAGCTGCTCAGGACCCTGCGTGCTGAGTTGCGCAACCAGACCTTTGGTCCGCAGAAAGGGGTCACTGCCTGCTTTGGGGTGGCCCATGTCCGGCCTGGCGAAACCCCCGAAGAGATCGTGGCCCGTGCTGACGAGGCCATGTATGCCCGTAAGAACCGCGGGCGTAATGGAGTGGAATTCTCGACCTTGACGCCCGAGACGGCCCTGCATCTGCTGCCCTGA
- a CDS encoding VOC family protein, with amino-acid sequence MTGQVVGPSRARLDHLVVAARSLAEGRAWLEGRLGVPLQLGGEHETFGTHNALLSLGPDEYLEVIAINLAAPAPRRARWFALDDPAMRSHLEAGPALIHWVAQVDSLPPDQEALNLSRGENRWTLTVPADGQLPQGGVEPSLITWHTPPPPTRLTDQGVRLAVLRLGTPDPDGLRARLDGLHFSGPVEVYEAPQPELGAMLDTPGGPVIL; translated from the coding sequence GTGACCGGGCAAGTGGTTGGCCCCAGCCGGGCACGGCTGGACCATCTGGTGGTTGCCGCGCGAAGCCTGGCTGAAGGCCGCGCCTGGCTGGAAGGCCGGCTGGGCGTGCCGCTGCAACTGGGCGGCGAGCATGAAACCTTTGGTACCCACAACGCCCTGCTGTCGTTGGGTCCCGATGAGTATCTGGAAGTAATCGCTATCAATCTGGCTGCCCCTGCGCCGCGCCGTGCCCGCTGGTTTGCCCTGGATGACCCCGCCATGCGTTCCCACCTGGAAGCTGGGCCCGCCCTGATCCACTGGGTTGCGCAGGTGGATAGCCTGCCCCCGGATCAGGAAGCCCTGAACCTCAGCCGCGGCGAGAACCGCTGGACCCTGACCGTGCCGGCCGATGGCCAGTTGCCGCAGGGCGGAGTCGAACCGTCCCTGATTACCTGGCACACCCCGCCACCCCCCACCCGCCTGACAGACCAGGGCGTACGACTCGCAGTGCTTCGCCTGGGCACTCCCGACCCCGATGGTTTGCGTGCCCGTTTGGACGGCCTGCACTTCTCCGGCCCGGTAGAGGTCTATGAGGCACCTCAACCGGAACTGGGAGCCATGCTGGACACTCCAGGTGGCCCGGTGATTCTGTGA
- a CDS encoding NAD(P)/FAD-dependent oxidoreductase: MLDVLVVGGGLAGLSAARVLRRAGQRVRVVEAAPHPGGRVTTRVVDGFTLDAGYQVLFPAYPAVQRQLDLAALDLVPLPSGAAIRRGTRVDVLGDPLRDPAGLPGTLTTRVIPLGDKLRLARLALQLRSPAPHALLRGPDETTEAYLKRQGFSDISLDTFFRPFFGGIFLGRDLSTSARLFRYYFRMLIDGGAAVPRAGMGAIAEQLAAGLEIDTGVRVRRLAPHGAHVTAETSAGDLDARQVIVATDPFAAQELTGEPTARGRVGSTYLYYATAQAIDSETRLLLNAVSGGLINNAQWISQAVPGRAPAGQHLLTVSVLGEPDLDDATLDLQVRAELAGWYGNSNVGTLRLLHIERIGYAQFPQPPEFAATLPGHATRLSGVLLASEVTSMSSLQGALESGEKAAAIVLGDLAAQSRPRGA; this comes from the coding sequence ATGCTGGATGTTCTGGTGGTTGGAGGGGGGCTGGCGGGGCTCAGTGCTGCGCGGGTGCTCAGGCGTGCCGGTCAGCGGGTGCGTGTGGTGGAAGCCGCGCCACACCCTGGCGGGCGCGTGACGACGCGGGTGGTGGACGGCTTCACGCTGGACGCCGGGTATCAGGTGTTGTTTCCAGCCTACCCGGCCGTGCAGCGGCAGCTGGACCTGGCGGCTCTGGACCTGGTCCCTCTGCCTTCGGGGGCTGCTATCCGGCGCGGCACCCGGGTAGACGTGCTGGGTGATCCCCTGCGCGACCCGGCCGGTCTGCCCGGGACGCTGACCACCCGCGTCATTCCTCTGGGTGACAAGCTGCGGCTTGCCCGACTGGCCCTGCAACTGCGCAGCCCAGCTCCTCACGCCCTGTTGCGCGGACCCGACGAAACCACCGAGGCCTACCTGAAACGTCAGGGTTTCAGCGACATTTCGCTGGACACTTTTTTCCGGCCATTTTTTGGTGGCATTTTTCTGGGGCGCGACCTGAGTACCTCGGCGCGGCTGTTTCGTTACTACTTCCGCATGCTGATCGACGGGGGAGCCGCTGTCCCCCGCGCCGGCATGGGCGCCATTGCCGAGCAGCTTGCCGCTGGGCTGGAGATAGATACCGGTGTTCGGGTCAGACGGCTGGCGCCGCACGGCGCGCATGTCACAGCTGAAACCAGTGCCGGCGACCTGGATGCCCGGCAGGTCATCGTGGCGACTGATCCTTTTGCGGCCCAGGAGCTGACCGGTGAGCCCACCGCACGTGGCCGGGTGGGCAGCACCTACCTGTACTACGCCACGGCCCAGGCCATCGACTCCGAAACGAGGCTGCTGCTCAATGCTGTGTCCGGCGGCCTGATCAACAATGCCCAGTGGATCTCCCAGGCCGTGCCGGGGCGTGCCCCGGCAGGACAGCACCTCCTGACCGTCAGTGTGCTGGGCGAGCCCGACCTGGACGACGCCACGCTGGACCTCCAGGTCCGGGCAGAACTGGCAGGGTGGTATGGAAACTCGAACGTGGGAACGCTGCGTCTGCTTCACATCGAGCGCATCGGGTACGCGCAGTTTCCGCAACCACCGGAATTTGCCGCTACCCTTCCCGGACACGCCACCCGGTTGTCAGGGGTACTGCTGGCCTCCGAGGTGACGTCCATGAGCAGCCTGCAGGGCGCCCTGGAAAGTGGCGAGAAGGCTGCCGCTATCGTTCTGGGCGATCTCGCCGCCCAAAGCCGTCCGAGGGGCGCGTGA